From the Serratia nematodiphila DZ0503SBS1 genome, one window contains:
- a CDS encoding YejG family protein: protein MESIQLSVVHRLPQSYRWLSGFTGVKVEPIPFNGIDEDNNLIGLKLLSHEGAEAWQVMQQLNLSLQEIQVDCAIVEWEGEPCLFVQRSDESATMCRLKNVGAAIAEPLSAQYPF, encoded by the coding sequence GTGGAGAGTATCCAACTTTCGGTAGTGCATCGCTTGCCGCAAAGTTATCGTTGGCTATCCGGTTTCACCGGCGTGAAGGTCGAACCGATTCCGTTTAACGGAATAGACGAAGATAACAACCTGATTGGGCTGAAGCTGCTCAGCCATGAAGGGGCCGAGGCCTGGCAGGTCATGCAACAGCTCAATCTGTCGCTGCAGGAGATTCAGGTCGACTGTGCGATCGTCGAATGGGAAGGGGAACCTTGCCTGTTCGTGCAGCGCAGCGACGAGAGCGCCACCATGTGCCGCCTGAAAAACGTCGGTGCCGCGATCGCCGAACCGCTCAGCGCGCAATACCCCTTCTGA
- the yejF gene encoding microcin C ABC transporter ATP-binding protein YejF, which produces MATPLLAIQDLSIAFRQGDTVTPVVNELSLQIAPAETLALVGESGSGKSVTALSILRLLPAPPVVYPAGDILFNGESLLHAPETDLRKVRGNQIAMIFQEPMVSLNPLHTIEKQLAEVLMLHRGLRREAARAEIVECLERVGIRQAKNRLQDYPHQLSGGERQRVMIAMAVLTRPKLLIADEPTTALDVTIQAQILTLLQELKQEMGMGLLFITHNLNIVRRLADNVAVMRQGRCVEQNGRAQLFSRPQHPYTQQLLAAEDVGEPLPLPTARPSDERPLLKVEDLQVRFPIRRGLLRRTVDYHYALKSLSFELRAGESVGLVGESGSGKSTTGLALLRLLASQGAIWFDGEPLHPLTMKQMLPYRSRMQIVFQDPYSALNPRLNVQQIIAEGLEVHQRLSAEQREQRVIEVLREVGLDPQLCHRYPTEFSGGQRQRIAIARALILQPQLLILDEPTSSLDKSVQAQILTLLKSLQQRHRLAYLFISHDLQVVRSLCHQVIVLRQGEVVEQGDCRAIFAAPAADYTRQLLQLAD; this is translated from the coding sequence ATGGCCACTCCTTTGCTCGCTATTCAGGATCTCAGCATCGCCTTCCGTCAGGGCGACACCGTCACGCCGGTGGTCAACGAACTCTCGCTGCAAATAGCGCCGGCGGAAACGCTGGCGCTGGTAGGGGAATCCGGCTCCGGCAAAAGCGTCACCGCCCTGTCGATACTGCGTCTGCTGCCCGCGCCGCCGGTGGTTTACCCTGCCGGCGATATTCTGTTCAACGGCGAGTCGTTGCTGCATGCGCCGGAGACTGACCTGCGCAAGGTGCGCGGCAATCAGATCGCGATGATCTTTCAGGAACCGATGGTGTCGCTTAACCCACTGCACACCATCGAGAAACAGCTGGCGGAAGTGCTGATGCTGCACCGCGGCCTGCGGCGCGAAGCCGCGCGCGCAGAGATCGTCGAATGCCTGGAGCGCGTCGGCATCCGTCAGGCCAAAAACCGGCTGCAGGACTATCCGCACCAGCTGTCCGGCGGCGAACGCCAACGCGTGATGATCGCCATGGCGGTGTTGACCCGCCCGAAACTGCTGATCGCCGACGAACCCACCACCGCGCTCGACGTGACTATCCAGGCGCAGATCCTGACGCTGCTGCAAGAATTGAAGCAGGAGATGGGCATGGGGTTGCTGTTCATCACCCATAATCTGAATATCGTGCGCCGCCTGGCAGACAACGTGGCGGTGATGCGCCAGGGGCGCTGCGTAGAGCAAAACGGCCGCGCGCAGCTGTTCAGCCGGCCGCAGCATCCCTACACACAGCAGCTGCTGGCCGCCGAAGACGTCGGTGAGCCGCTGCCGTTGCCCACCGCGCGCCCCAGCGACGAGCGGCCGCTGCTCAAGGTGGAAGATCTGCAGGTGCGCTTCCCCATCCGGCGCGGCCTGCTGCGCCGCACGGTGGATTATCACTATGCGCTGAAATCGTTGAGTTTCGAGCTGCGCGCCGGGGAAAGCGTGGGGCTGGTGGGAGAATCCGGCTCGGGTAAAAGCACCACCGGGCTTGCGTTATTGCGTCTGCTGGCCTCGCAGGGCGCCATCTGGTTCGACGGCGAACCGCTGCACCCGCTCACGATGAAGCAGATGCTGCCCTACCGCAGCCGAATGCAAATCGTCTTCCAGGATCCCTATTCCGCCCTGAATCCGCGCCTGAACGTGCAGCAGATCATCGCCGAGGGGCTGGAAGTGCACCAGCGTCTTAGCGCCGAGCAGCGGGAACAACGCGTGATCGAGGTGTTGCGGGAAGTCGGCCTGGATCCGCAGCTTTGCCACCGCTATCCCACCGAGTTTTCCGGCGGCCAGCGCCAGCGCATCGCCATCGCGCGCGCGCTGATCCTGCAACCGCAGCTGCTGATCCTCGACGAGCCGACCTCTTCACTGGATAAATCGGTGCAGGCGCAGATCCTGACGCTGCTGAAATCGCTGCAGCAACGCCACCGGTTGGCTTATCTGTTCATCAGCCATGACCTGCAGGTGGTGCGTTCGCTATGTCACCAGGTCATCGTACTGCGACAGGGGGAAGTGGTTGAACAGGGAGACTGCCGGGCGATTTTCGCGGCGCCCGCAGCCGACTATACCCGTCAACTGCTGCAGTTGGCGGATTAG
- a CDS encoding ABC transporter permease: MSRLSPINQARWARFRRNRRGYWSLWIFLVLFTLSLAADLIANDKPLLVRYEGRLYLPFMISYSETAFGGELNTEADYQDPFVQRQIERHGWAVWAPIRFSYDTINFATEVPFPSPPSRHNLLGTDSNGGDVLARVLYGFRISMLFGLALTLFSSLIGVCVGATQGYYGGRFDLWGQRFIEVWSGMPTLFLIILLSSIVQPNFWWLLGITILFGWMSLVGVVRAEFLRTRNFDYIRAARAMGVPDRVIMSRHMLPNAMVATLTFLPFILCGSITTLTSLDFLGFGLPIGSPSLGELLLQGKNNLQAPWLGITAFLVLAVLLSLLIFIGEAVRDAFDPSKAH; this comes from the coding sequence ATGAGCCGCCTTAGCCCGATCAACCAGGCGCGCTGGGCGCGTTTTCGCCGCAATCGCCGCGGCTACTGGTCGCTGTGGATCTTTTTGGTGCTGTTCACCCTGAGCCTGGCCGCCGATCTGATCGCCAACGACAAACCGCTGTTGGTGCGTTATGAAGGCCGGTTGTACCTGCCGTTTATGATTAGCTACAGCGAAACCGCCTTCGGCGGCGAACTGAATACCGAAGCCGACTATCAGGATCCGTTCGTGCAGCGGCAGATCGAACGGCACGGCTGGGCGGTCTGGGCACCGATCCGCTTCAGTTACGACACCATCAACTTCGCCACGGAGGTGCCCTTCCCTTCACCGCCTTCGCGGCACAACCTGCTGGGCACCGACAGCAACGGCGGCGACGTGCTGGCTCGGGTGCTGTACGGTTTTCGCATTTCGATGTTGTTCGGTCTGGCGCTGACGCTGTTTTCCAGCCTGATCGGCGTGTGCGTCGGCGCGACGCAGGGGTATTACGGCGGGCGTTTCGATCTGTGGGGACAGCGCTTTATCGAAGTGTGGTCGGGCATGCCGACGCTGTTTCTGATCATTCTGCTGTCGAGCATCGTCCAGCCCAATTTCTGGTGGCTGCTCGGCATCACCATCCTGTTCGGCTGGATGAGCCTGGTGGGCGTGGTGCGCGCCGAATTCCTGCGCACCCGCAATTTTGACTATATCCGCGCCGCGCGCGCCATGGGCGTGCCGGATCGGGTAATCATGTCCCGCCATATGCTGCCCAACGCCATGGTGGCGACGCTGACCTTCCTGCCGTTTATCCTCTGCGGCTCGATCACCACCCTGACGTCGCTCGATTTCCTCGGTTTCGGTCTGCCGATAGGCTCGCCGTCGCTCGGTGAATTGCTGCTGCAAGGCAAAAACAATCTGCAGGCGCCGTGGCTCGGCATCACCGCCTTCCTGGTATTGGCAGTGCTGCTGTCGTTATTAATCTTTATCGGCGAAGCGGTGCGCGACGCCTTTGACCCCAGCAAGGCGCATTAA
- a CDS encoding microcin C ABC transporter permease YejB: MAAYLIRRLLLVIPTLWAIITINFFIVQIAPGGPVDQAIAAIELGHGSGFGSGGVGEGLGHARTGIAAGDGQYRGSRGLDPEVITEITKRYGFDKPLHERYFTMLWNYMRFDFGDSLFRGASVMQLIGQSLPVSITLGLWSTLIIYLVSIPLGIRKAVHNGSVFDTWSSTLIIIGYAIPAFLFAILMIVLFAGGSYLDWFPLRGLVSSNFDTLSWPAKIADYLWHITLPVLATVIGGFATLTMLTKNSFLDEIRKQYVTTARAKGLDEKKILYRHVFRNAMLLVIAGFPATFISMFFTGSLLIEVMFSLNGLGLLGYDATLQRDYPVMFGTLYIFTLIGLLLNILSDITYTLVDPRIDFEARQ; the protein is encoded by the coding sequence ATGGCGGCCTATCTGATACGCAGACTGTTATTGGTGATCCCCACGCTGTGGGCGATCATCACCATCAACTTTTTTATCGTGCAAATCGCCCCCGGCGGTCCGGTCGATCAGGCCATCGCCGCCATTGAGCTGGGGCACGGCAGCGGGTTTGGCAGCGGCGGTGTCGGCGAAGGTCTGGGGCATGCCCGGACGGGCATCGCGGCAGGCGACGGCCAATATCGCGGTTCGCGCGGCCTGGATCCGGAGGTGATCACCGAGATCACTAAGCGTTACGGCTTCGACAAACCGCTGCACGAGCGCTACTTCACCATGCTGTGGAATTATATGCGCTTCGACTTCGGCGACAGCCTGTTTCGCGGCGCTTCGGTGATGCAGCTGATCGGCCAGAGCCTGCCGGTCTCCATCACGCTGGGCCTTTGGAGCACGCTGATCATCTATCTGGTGTCGATCCCGCTCGGCATCCGCAAGGCCGTCCACAATGGCAGCGTGTTCGATACCTGGAGCAGCACGCTGATCATTATCGGCTACGCCATTCCGGCTTTTCTGTTCGCCATTCTGATGATCGTGCTGTTCGCCGGCGGCAGCTATCTCGACTGGTTCCCGCTGCGCGGCCTGGTATCGAGCAACTTCGACACCCTCTCCTGGCCGGCGAAGATCGCCGACTACCTGTGGCACATCACGCTGCCGGTGCTGGCGACGGTGATCGGCGGTTTCGCCACCCTGACCATGCTGACCAAGAACTCATTCCTCGACGAGATCCGCAAACAGTACGTCACCACCGCCCGCGCCAAAGGCCTGGACGAGAAAAAGATCCTGTACCGCCACGTGTTCCGCAACGCCATGCTGCTGGTGATCGCCGGTTTTCCGGCCACCTTTATCAGCATGTTTTTCACCGGCTCACTGCTGATTGAGGTGATGTTCTCGCTCAACGGCCTGGGGCTGCTGGGTTACGACGCCACGCTGCAGCGCGACTACCCGGTGATGTTCGGCACGTTGTATATCTTCACCCTGATCGGCCTGCTGTTGAATATCCTCAGCGATATCACCTACACCCTGGTCGATCCGCGCATTGACTTCGAGGCCCGCCAATGA
- a CDS encoding extracellular solute-binding protein, with product MSVRIFAALVLSALSFGLRAEALNESYAFALLGEPKYATDFSHFDYVNPAAPKGGDVRLAAIGTYDNFNRFATRGVPGERTMELYDTLFTNSDDEPGSYYPLIAESARFPADMRWMELDINARARFQDGSPITAADVAFTFNKFMTEGVPQFRSYYKGVTVKAISRLTVRIELPKANREQILSLLSLRVLPESFWKNHKLNEPLSTPPLASGPYKIGDYRLGQYITYQRVRDYWAANLPVNRGRYNFDSIRYDYYLDDKVSLEAFKAGAYDFRIEPSPKSWATQYQGGNFARNYIIKQDETNQAAQNTRWLAFNLQKPLFADRRVREAIGLAFDFNWMNKALYYNAYQRADSYFQNTAYAARGYPDAAELALLAPLKGQIPPEVFTSIYQPPSSDGSGNDRQNLLKATQLLKEAGWVVKNQKLVNAKTGQPFTFELMLLSGSNFQYVLPFRHNLQRLGIEMQIREIDASQYTRRMRERDFDMMSTVYMAMPFPSADLQILWDSQYIDSSYNTPGVKDPAVDSLVRQIAAHQGDENALLPLGRALDRVLTWNNYMLPMWYSNHDRYAYWDKFSTPSIRPAYAIGFDNWWYDVNKAARLPAQRQ from the coding sequence ATGTCCGTGCGCATTTTCGCTGCTCTGGTGCTCTCGGCACTGAGCTTCGGTCTGCGGGCCGAAGCCCTCAACGAAAGCTACGCTTTCGCCCTTCTCGGTGAACCGAAATACGCCACCGACTTCAGCCATTTCGACTACGTCAACCCGGCGGCGCCCAAGGGAGGTGACGTGCGACTGGCGGCCATCGGCACCTACGACAACTTCAACCGCTTCGCTACCCGCGGCGTGCCCGGCGAGCGCACGATGGAGCTGTACGATACGCTGTTCACCAACTCCGACGACGAACCCGGCAGCTATTACCCGTTGATTGCCGAATCGGCCCGTTTCCCGGCCGACATGCGCTGGATGGAATTGGATATCAACGCCCGCGCCCGCTTCCAGGACGGCAGCCCGATCACCGCCGCCGACGTGGCCTTTACCTTCAATAAATTCATGACCGAAGGCGTGCCGCAGTTTCGCTCCTATTACAAAGGCGTCACGGTCAAGGCCATTTCCCGGCTGACGGTGCGCATCGAGCTGCCTAAGGCGAACCGTGAGCAAATCCTCAGCCTGCTCAGCCTGCGCGTATTGCCGGAAAGCTTCTGGAAAAACCATAAGCTCAACGAACCGCTCAGCACCCCGCCGCTCGCCAGCGGCCCGTATAAAATCGGCGATTACCGCCTCGGCCAGTACATCACCTATCAGCGGGTGCGCGACTACTGGGCCGCCAATCTGCCGGTGAACCGCGGCCGCTACAACTTCGACAGCATTCGCTACGATTATTATCTGGACGACAAAGTATCGTTGGAAGCCTTCAAGGCCGGCGCCTACGATTTCCGCATCGAGCCGTCGCCCAAAAGCTGGGCCACCCAATATCAGGGCGGCAACTTCGCGCGCAACTACATCATCAAGCAGGACGAGACCAACCAGGCGGCGCAGAATACCCGCTGGCTGGCGTTCAATCTGCAAAAACCGCTGTTCGCCGATCGTCGGGTACGGGAAGCGATCGGCCTGGCTTTCGATTTTAACTGGATGAACAAGGCGCTGTATTACAACGCCTATCAGCGCGCCGACAGCTATTTCCAAAACACCGCCTACGCAGCCCGCGGCTACCCGGACGCCGCTGAACTGGCCTTGCTGGCACCGCTCAAGGGCCAGATACCGCCGGAGGTATTTACCAGTATCTACCAACCGCCCTCCTCCGACGGTAGCGGCAACGATCGACAAAACCTGCTGAAGGCGACCCAACTGCTGAAAGAAGCCGGTTGGGTGGTCAAAAATCAAAAGCTGGTCAACGCCAAAACCGGCCAGCCGTTCACCTTTGAACTGATGCTGCTGAGCGGCAGCAACTTCCAGTACGTGCTGCCGTTCCGCCACAACCTGCAGCGGTTGGGCATCGAGATGCAAATCCGCGAGATTGACGCCTCGCAGTACACCCGCCGCATGCGCGAGCGCGATTTCGACATGATGTCGACGGTGTATATGGCGATGCCGTTCCCCAGCGCCGATCTGCAAATTCTGTGGGATTCGCAGTACATCGATTCCAGCTATAACACCCCCGGCGTCAAAGATCCGGCGGTCGACAGCCTGGTCAGGCAAATCGCCGCCCATCAGGGCGACGAAAACGCCCTGTTGCCGCTCGGCCGCGCGCTGGACCGGGTGCTGACCTGGAACAACTACATGCTGCCGATGTGGTACTCCAACCACGACCGCTACGCCTATTGGGACAAGTTCTCCACGCCGTCGATCCGCCCGGCCTATGCGATCGGCTTCGACAACTGGTGGTACGACGTCAACAAGGCGGCGCGCTTACCGGCTCAGCGGCAATAA
- a CDS encoding cyclic di-GMP phosphodiesterase has protein sequence MGLKRAFARSVSHRQRSLAKSGVAALVFFTLFTAVTLSLINHQRTQYQHKVEARTQKFTLGYISHLTAVMRQMMPLLDKPCLSSQSDITYQAAFTSGVRTFLLVKDGYAYCSSATGDMMLPMKNIYQDIDWDLPLDLKLQQGTPMVPNKPAVAVWLRHPGEKATGILATLDIDLMPYLLFTSHDEQAPGIAIVMGNRALTTFSPNLMPVNQLPKGKADTLTLPNLPLTILFYNEKLTPNDIRLTLLGSLVLSLMTGVLCYYMLLLRQSPERALLRGIKRNEFFIEYQPVFHTDSNSIGGLEALIRWQHPIEGRIPPDVFIPYAESNGLIVPLTRHLFRLIAEDAPQLAKALPRGGKVGLNISPAHLSAPSFHQDVYELLTQLPGDYFTLVFEITERGMVEEESALAEFDWLHKQGIEIAVDDFGTGHSALIYLERFTMDYLKIDRGFVNTIGQDTVTAPVLDAVISLAKKLKMLTVAEGVETAEQMQFLQEHGVNFMQGYYFSKPLSIDDFVAYCNAHQVFDYQEKNS, from the coding sequence ATGGGCTTGAAAAGAGCTTTCGCCCGCAGCGTGTCTCACCGACAACGCAGCCTGGCTAAAAGCGGTGTCGCCGCCCTGGTATTTTTTACGCTATTCACCGCGGTCACGCTTTCTTTGATCAACCACCAGCGCACGCAATATCAACATAAGGTCGAAGCGCGCACGCAAAAGTTCACGCTGGGTTATATCTCGCATCTGACGGCGGTGATGCGGCAAATGATGCCGCTGCTGGACAAGCCTTGCCTCTCCAGCCAGTCGGATATTACCTACCAGGCGGCCTTTACCAGCGGCGTGCGCACCTTCCTGTTGGTGAAGGACGGCTACGCCTATTGCTCCTCCGCCACGGGCGACATGATGTTGCCGATGAAAAATATCTACCAGGATATCGACTGGGATCTGCCTCTGGATCTCAAGCTGCAGCAGGGTACGCCGATGGTGCCAAATAAACCGGCGGTTGCGGTTTGGCTGCGACATCCCGGCGAAAAGGCCACCGGCATCCTCGCTACGCTGGACATCGATCTGATGCCCTACCTGCTGTTCACCTCGCACGACGAACAGGCGCCGGGCATCGCCATCGTGATGGGCAACCGCGCGTTGACCACTTTCAGCCCGAACCTGATGCCGGTCAATCAGCTACCGAAGGGCAAGGCGGATACCCTGACGCTGCCCAATCTGCCGCTGACCATCCTGTTCTACAACGAGAAACTGACCCCCAACGACATTCGCCTGACGCTGCTGGGCAGCCTGGTGCTGTCATTGATGACCGGCGTACTCTGCTACTACATGCTGCTGCTGCGGCAAAGCCCGGAACGCGCGCTGCTGCGCGGCATCAAGCGCAACGAGTTCTTTATCGAATACCAGCCGGTGTTCCATACCGACAGCAACAGCATCGGCGGGCTGGAAGCGCTGATCCGCTGGCAGCATCCGATCGAGGGCCGCATCCCGCCCGATGTCTTTATCCCCTACGCCGAAAGCAACGGGCTGATCGTGCCGCTTACCCGCCACCTGTTCAGGCTGATCGCCGAAGATGCGCCACAGCTCGCCAAAGCGCTGCCACGGGGAGGTAAAGTCGGCCTCAACATTTCCCCCGCCCACCTTAGCGCACCGTCGTTTCACCAGGACGTGTATGAATTGTTGACGCAGCTGCCGGGCGATTACTTTACGCTGGTGTTTGAAATCACCGAACGCGGCATGGTGGAAGAAGAGAGCGCGCTGGCGGAGTTTGACTGGCTGCACAAACAGGGCATCGAGATCGCGGTGGACGATTTCGGCACCGGGCACAGCGCGCTTATTTATCTTGAGCGCTTCACCATGGATTATCTGAAGATTGACCGTGGTTTCGTCAACACCATCGGCCAGGACACGGTCACCGCGCCGGTGCTGGATGCGGTGATCTCGTTGGCGAAAAAGCTGAAAATGCTGACGGTGGCCGAAGGCGTGGAAACCGCCGAGCAGATGCAGTTTCTGCAAGAACACGGCGTCAACTTCATGCAGGGGTACTACTTCAGCAAGCCGCTGAGCATCGATGATTTCGTCGCTTACTGCAATGCTCATCAGGTCTTTGATTATCAGGAAAAAAATAGTTAA